A window of Pedococcus badiiscoriae genomic DNA:
AGCCTCGAACTTGGCAGCCCACTCGGGGTCGGAGGCGATGAAGACGGGCAGGGCGTTGACGAAGGCCACGCCGGCGTCGATGGCGCACTGGGCGTAGAACTTGTCGGCGACCTCGGAGCCCACCGGGAGGTAGGAGACGAGCACGTCGGCCTTGGTGTCCTTGAGGACCTGGACGATGTCCACGGGCTCGGCATCGGACTGCTCGATGGTCTGGGCGTAGTACTTGCCGATGCCGTCGTAGGTGTGACCGCGTTGCACGGTGACGCCGGTGGGCGGCACGTCGGCGATGCGGATGGTGTTGTTCTCGGAGTTGCCGATGGCCTCGGCGAGGTCGAAGCCGACCTTCTTGGCGTCCACGTCGAAGGCGGCGACGAACTCGACGTCCTTGACGTGGTAGTCACCGAAGGTGACGTGCATGAGCCCGGGGACGTTGCCAGCCGGGTCGGCGTCCTTGTAGTACTCGACACCCTGCACCAGCGAGCTGGCGCAGTTGCCGACGCCAACGATGGCGACGCGAACGGATCCCATGGGTTACTCCTTCTAGAGCTTTTGTGCGGTGGGGTTGGTGGCCGAGGCGGGGATGTTCCGCTCGGCGGTGATGAGCTCGTTGAGCCAGCGGACCTCGCGCTCGGCGGAGTCCAGGCCGTGCCGCTCGAGAGCGGTGGTGTAGGTATCGAAGCGCTCGCGGTTCTTGGCCGAGCTGGTGCGGATGTTCTCCAACCGCTCCTCCAGCCGGCTCCGGCGCCCCTCGAGGATGCGCAGCCGCACCTCGGCCTCGGTGCGGGCGAAGAACGCGAGGTGGACGTCGAACGTGTCGTCCTCCCACGCGGTGGGCCCGGCCTCCTTGAGCAGCTCCTGGAAGTGCTCCTTGCCGTCGGCCGTCAGCTCGTAGACGATGCGGGCCCGCTTGGATCCGGAGGTGGCTGCCGTGTGCTGGGTGCTGACTGCCTCCGCGATGAGGCCCTGGTCGAGCAGCCCACGCAGGCAGGGGTACAAGGTGCCGTAGGAGAGCGCCCGGAAGACGCCCAGCGCCGCGTTGAGGCGCTTGCGCAGCTCGTAGCCGTGCATGGGGCTCTCGTGCAGGAGACCGAGGACGGCGAACTCGAGCAGTTCGGAACGACGGCTCATGACTGGCAGCACCTCCCTTCGCGTTCAACGCACGGACCTCGTCCGTGGCAGTCCCCGTGTGTTCGGCAGACGGAGGTAGCGTACACCAGATATATCGAACCGATATATCTGGAGTACGTTCCGGAAACGAGCGGCGCTGAGAGTGCGTTGAGAGGGCGAAATGCACGTTTCAGATGTCAGCCAGTCATACTGAGGGTCAATTCGCTGTGCGCGGGTGGCCCCTGGGCCGCACCCGCGCCAGTTGTATGCAGATCGGGAAGGTCAGATGAGTACCTCACGTCCGAAGACGCGCGCCCAGGCCAAGGCGGGTCAGGAACGCGGCGCGAAGTCGCCGAAGACCGCGAAGCCCAAGGGCAGTGCCGCCAAGCGGTGGGCCAAGTGGCTCGGCATCACGGCGCTCGCGGGGTTCCTGCTCCTGGTGATCGGCTTCTTCGTCGCCTACTCGATGATCGACGCGCCCAAGCCGAACGACCTGGCGGCCGCGCAGGCCTCGATCATCTACTACGCGGACGGCAAGACCGAGATCGACCGGATCAGCCAGGTGAACCGCCAGTCCGTGCCGCTCAAGCAGGTGCCCAAGGCTGTGCAGGAGGCGCACCTCGCAGCGGAGGACCGCAACTTCTACCAGAACTCCGGGATCAGCCCGACCGGCATCCTGCGCGGCGCCTGGGCGACCCTGCGCGGGGGCACGGCGCAGAGCGGGTCGACGATCACCCAGCAGTACGTCAAGAACTACTTCCTGAGCCAGGACCAGACCCTGACGCGCAAGGGCAAAGAGATCATCATCGCCATCAAGATCGCCAAGGAGCAGTCGAAGGACCAGATCCTCGAGAACTACCTGAACACGATCTACTACGGCCGCGGGGCGTTCGGCATCGAGACGGCCTCCAAGGCCTACTTCAACAAGGACGTGTCCAAGCTGACGCCGTCCGAGGGCGCGCTGCTGGCCTCAGTGGTCAAGGGCCCGTCGTTCTTCGACCCCGGCCTGGGGGCCAGTGAGAAGGCCAACGCCGAGGCTCGCTGGAAGTACGTCATGGATGGCATGGTCACCGAGGGCTGGTTGACTCCGCAGCAGCGGGCCGCCGCGCAGTTCCCCACCAAGTCCCTGATCACCTACAAGCCGAACCGCAACGCCTCCGGACCCAACGGCTTCATCACCGACGCGGTCAAGCGCGAGCTGAAGGCCACGCTCAAGCTCAGCGACACCGACATCGACAGGGGCGGCTACCGGATCGTCACCACGATCGACCAGAAGGCGCAGAAGGCCGCGGTGGATGCCATCAAGGCCCGGATGCCCACGGGCAAGGGCACCTCGTCGCTGCGGGTCGGGCTGACCTCGATCCGGCCCGGTGACGGTGCCGTGGTCGCGATGTACGGCGGTGCGGACTACCAGAAGGAACAGTTCAACACCGCCACCCAGGCCTCGATGCAGGCCGGGTCGACGTTCAAGATCTTCACCCTCCTGGCTGCCCTCTCGCAGAACAAGCCGATCAGCACCAAGACCAAGTTCGACGGACACAGCCCGCAGTACTTCAAGGAGTTCCAGGACCCCAATGCGAAGACCGACTTCCTGCGCCGCGGAGGCGTCCGGAACTTCGGGCCCTTCCCCGGTGAGCAGTTCGGCAACATCGACCTGCGCAAGGCCACGGGGCACTCCGTCAACACCGTCTACGCCCAGCTCAACATCAAGGTCGGGCCCCAGGCCACCAAGGACGCCGCGGTCGCAGCCGGGCTGCCCGCCAAGGGGATCGGCACCAACTACGCCAACGTCCTCGGGACCTCGCACGTCACCGTGACGGACATGGCGAACGCGTACGCGACCATCGCGTCGCAGGGCACCCGGGTCACGCCGTACTTCATCCGCTCGGTCACGGGCGGTCCAGGCAACCTGGACTACAAGGCCAAGCCGGTCAGGAAGGTGGCGTTCGACAAGGGCGTGACGGCCGACACCGTCGACGCCATGCAGCAGGTCGTCCAGGACGGCACCGCGGTCTACGCGCAGAACGTCGGCCGTCCGGTCGCGGGCAAGACCGGCACCACGACCGACAACAAGGCGGCCTGGTTCGACGGGTTCACCCCCCAGCTGGCCACCGCCGTGGGCATCTACAGCAGCGGCCCGAAGGGCGAGGAGCTGTCGATGAACCACGTCCCCGGGGTCGGCGAGCTCACGGGCGCGACCGTGCCCCTGCACATCTGGACGGACTACATGACCGCCGCGCTGCAGGGCCAGAAGGTCATCGACTTCCCCAAGCGCGCGGGTCTGGGTGACAACCAGATCTACACCCCGCCGCCGACGACCACGTCGACGACGACGTCCAGCACGACCACGACGACGACCACCACGCCGCCGACCACGACGACGACCACGCCCACCCAGACCACGACCAG
This region includes:
- a CDS encoding PadR family transcriptional regulator, with the translated sequence MSRRSELLEFAVLGLLHESPMHGYELRKRLNAALGVFRALSYGTLYPCLRGLLDQGLIAEAVSTQHTAATSGSKRARIVYELTADGKEHFQELLKEAGPTAWEDDTFDVHLAFFARTEAEVRLRILEGRRSRLEERLENIRTSSAKNRERFDTYTTALERHGLDSAEREVRWLNELITAERNIPASATNPTAQKL
- a CDS encoding transglycosylase domain-containing protein, with translation MSTSRPKTRAQAKAGQERGAKSPKTAKPKGSAAKRWAKWLGITALAGFLLLVIGFFVAYSMIDAPKPNDLAAAQASIIYYADGKTEIDRISQVNRQSVPLKQVPKAVQEAHLAAEDRNFYQNSGISPTGILRGAWATLRGGTAQSGSTITQQYVKNYFLSQDQTLTRKGKEIIIAIKIAKEQSKDQILENYLNTIYYGRGAFGIETASKAYFNKDVSKLTPSEGALLASVVKGPSFFDPGLGASEKANAEARWKYVMDGMVTEGWLTPQQRAAAQFPTKSLITYKPNRNASGPNGFITDAVKRELKATLKLSDTDIDRGGYRIVTTIDQKAQKAAVDAIKARMPTGKGTSSLRVGLTSIRPGDGAVVAMYGGADYQKEQFNTATQASMQAGSTFKIFTLLAALSQNKPISTKTKFDGHSPQYFKEFQDPNAKTDFLRRGGVRNFGPFPGEQFGNIDLRKATGHSVNTVYAQLNIKVGPQATKDAAVAAGLPAKGIGTNYANVLGTSHVTVTDMANAYATIASQGTRVTPYFIRSVTGGPGNLDYKAKPVRKVAFDKGVTADTVDAMQQVVQDGTAVYAQNVGRPVAGKTGTTTDNKAAWFDGFTPQLATAVGIYSSGPKGEELSMNHVPGVGELTGATVPLHIWTDYMTAALQGQKVIDFPKRAGLGDNQIYTPPPTTTSTTTSSTTTTTTTTPPTTTTTTPTQTTTSPTIKPPPTLPPPTTITLGAGGPSSTTQ